From a region of the Pseudanabaena sp. ABRG5-3 genome:
- a CDS encoding Rpn family recombination-promoting nuclease/putative transposase → MVAKYFNPYTDFGFKKLFGEEGSKDLLIDFLNQLLPIHHQIQQLTFKNSENLSDTISERKAIFDIYCESKTGDKFIVEMQKAKIKHFKDRALFYSTFPIREQSEKGDWNFYLLPIYFIAILDFEYDENTTSKFRRDVCLKDQDGDIFFDKLNFKFLQMPLFNKQENELVTHFDKWLYFLKNLESFNHIPAILNEPIFQKGFEIAEISHLDLEQYEQYKKSLVQYLEVKNVFDTAFEEGEKIGIEKGIEKVAKALKEQNVAIEIIAESTGLSYEVINRI, encoded by the coding sequence ATGGTGGCGAAATACTTTAATCCTTATACTGATTTTGGCTTTAAGAAACTGTTCGGCGAAGAAGGCAGTAAAGATTTGCTCATCGATTTTCTTAATCAACTTTTACCGATACATCATCAAATCCAACAATTAACATTTAAAAATTCTGAAAATCTCTCCGACACCATATCGGAACGTAAAGCTATTTTTGATATTTACTGCGAAAGTAAAACTGGTGATAAGTTTATTGTGGAAATGCAAAAAGCGAAAATCAAGCATTTCAAAGATCGAGCCTTATTCTATTCCACATTTCCAATTCGAGAACAATCGGAAAAAGGTGATTGGAATTTCTATTTATTACCAATCTATTTTATTGCCATATTGGATTTTGAGTACGATGAAAATACCACATCCAAGTTTAGGCGCGATGTATGCCTCAAAGACCAAGATGGAGATATATTCTTCGATAAGTTAAATTTTAAATTTTTACAAATGCCGCTATTCAATAAACAAGAGAATGAATTGGTAACTCACTTCGATAAATGGCTGTATTTTTTAAAGAACCTAGAAAGTTTTAATCACATACCCGCAATACTCAATGAACCAATCTTTCAAAAAGGATTTGAAATTGCCGAAATATCGCACTTAGATTTAGAGCAGTATGAACAATATAAAAAGAGTTTAGTCCAGTATTTAGAAGTGAAAAATGTATTTGATACAGCCTTTGAAGAAGGTGAAAAGATCGGTATTGAGAAGGGTATTGAGAAAGTTGCCAAAGCATTGAAAGAGCAAAATGTAGCTATAGAAATCATTGCCGAATCAACTGGGTTGTCATACGAAGTTATTAATAGGATTTAA
- a CDS encoding neutral zinc metallopeptidase has protein sequence MKWDEMRESDNVEDVRDGSSSSSSSPLGMLGGLGGLGFGGIAIALVAGLVFKVNPAQLLGFLSDTKQPAPQALVKQPTKDRDSAFVKSILGDTEDTWGRIFKKQLNTNYQAPKLVLFAGSVKSACGSAKTSAGPFYCPADKKVYLDMGFFKYLEATAGSDADFARAYAIAHEVGHHIQNLRGISGNVRQLKASSSKVKANELSVRQELQADCLAGVWGHFTAQRGLISDQDIAKALNTATQIGDDYLQKQSKGGHVVPESFTHGTSQQRVTWFKRGLDTGDMNQCDTFAANQL, from the coding sequence ATGAAATGGGATGAAATGCGGGAGAGCGACAACGTCGAAGATGTGCGTGACGGCTCATCTAGCTCAAGCTCATCACCATTAGGAATGCTAGGCGGTCTAGGTGGACTAGGCTTTGGTGGTATTGCGATCGCCTTAGTTGCGGGTCTAGTTTTTAAAGTTAATCCTGCTCAGCTTTTAGGCTTTTTATCTGATACAAAGCAACCTGCACCACAGGCTCTAGTTAAGCAACCCACTAAGGATCGCGATTCTGCCTTTGTCAAATCAATTCTCGGTGATACCGAAGATACTTGGGGACGCATTTTTAAAAAACAGCTAAATACTAACTATCAAGCCCCTAAATTAGTTCTATTTGCAGGTTCAGTTAAGTCGGCATGTGGTTCCGCAAAAACTTCGGCGGGGCCCTTTTACTGCCCTGCGGACAAGAAAGTATACCTAGATATGGGTTTCTTTAAATACCTAGAAGCGACTGCTGGTAGTGATGCGGACTTTGCGCGAGCCTATGCGATCGCCCATGAAGTCGGTCATCATATCCAAAATTTACGCGGCATATCTGGTAATGTCAGACAGCTAAAGGCAAGCTCTAGCAAGGTCAAAGCTAACGAACTCTCAGTACGTCAGGAATTACAAGCGGATTGCCTTGCAGGTGTGTGGGGACATTTCACAGCTCAGCGTGGCTTGATTTCCGATCAAGATATCGCTAAGGCGCTCAATACAGCTACGCAAATTGGTGATGACTACTTACAAAAACAGTCAAAGGGTGGTCATGTGGTTCCCGAATCCTTTACGCATGGCACATCTCAACAAAGGGTCACTTGGTTTAAGCGTGGTCTGGATACGGGAGATATGAATCAGTGTGATACATTTGCCGCCAATCAATTGTAA
- a CDS encoding tetratricopeptide repeat protein — MPTQRNRGIAATVAGLQKLREVKAAGKADGTRLTFEGIADRISQNSQASVDPRTVRRFFDGKGIDRDYVLAICGALGLEVTEIVDPNEWNPAKSRQTSQAVAIAATLNTTPPPVDEWQGRQDEIKELQTALSNEKVRLIGMTAAGGYGKSALAVKFKDQLTPDWRVLWVSFIQPYPLAQFGRWLLEQLGRDYDEKWDEETLIGQIVEGLIAEPCLLVLDNMETVIPAEGKSVYGQFLSQWLGNGMHSKLLLTSREQPVFSANLLPRCYWLALKGLAEADAMRLVTEDYGLTGTQKELAHFVNRMDRHPLLMQLVSSLMRDKLGEGVGVTEAENLGLDLFTVEGYHRDTETCVREVVAASLARLSAQSGDILKRLSVLRGIFDLGLAQGLTAEVTETELRYLARLSLLQEFPPEPLRGKRRRFQFLPLISMMVQQQADSELLRSAHQAALDYFLAHLPAPPWASLEDLTAYLEGFYHAGELGEWQLAFDILNEERGGEGKNESVDEFLKLQGFYRQQAQLYEQVIAGSQREQDCHRKSLNSLGNCYYSLGQYEKAISYHQQSLDINEEIGDREGVARSLGNLGICYHFLGQYEKAIILCQQYHDISKEIGDRKGVSKSLGNLGVCYGSLGQYEKAISYHQQSLKIEEEMGNRQGLATSLGNLGNCYYSLGQCEKAISHHQQHHDISEEIGDRQGLARSLGNLGNCYDSLGQYEKAITYHQQHHDISEEISFRQGVALSLHNMGEALLKLKNYSEAEAKIRESLVISQEINFQQLTAHNFKALAEIAHQTNQPQLALTHCQAALTLSQELGIPLVKDCEELLAKIQEDLGE, encoded by the coding sequence ATGCCTACACAGCGCAATAGAGGGATCGCCGCAACGGTTGCGGGACTGCAAAAACTTCGTGAGGTTAAGGCGGCTGGCAAAGCGGATGGAACCCGTTTGACCTTTGAAGGCATTGCCGATCGCATTTCTCAGAATTCTCAAGCTTCGGTCGATCCCAGAACGGTAAGACGATTTTTTGATGGTAAAGGCATCGATCGCGATTATGTCCTAGCGATTTGTGGTGCTTTGGGTTTAGAGGTTACGGAGATTGTCGATCCGAATGAATGGAATCCCGCTAAGTCTCGTCAAACTTCTCAAGCCGTGGCGATCGCTGCAACCCTGAATACGACACCTCCGCCTGTGGATGAATGGCAGGGACGACAGGATGAAATTAAGGAACTCCAAACTGCCCTAAGCAATGAAAAAGTACGTTTAATCGGGATGACCGCCGCAGGAGGCTATGGTAAATCGGCTTTAGCGGTGAAATTCAAGGATCAGTTAACTCCTGATTGGCGCGTGTTGTGGGTGAGTTTTATTCAGCCTTATCCCTTGGCGCAATTTGGGCGATGGTTATTGGAGCAGTTGGGACGAGATTATGATGAAAAATGGGATGAGGAGACGTTAATTGGGCAGATCGTCGAAGGGTTAATCGCTGAGCCTTGTTTGTTGGTGTTGGACAATATGGAAACGGTAATACCAGCAGAAGGAAAGTCGGTTTATGGTCAATTTTTGAGTCAATGGTTAGGGAATGGGATGCATAGTAAGCTACTGCTCACCAGTCGGGAACAGCCAGTGTTTAGCGCCAATTTACTACCGCGTTGTTATTGGTTAGCTCTAAAGGGGTTAGCAGAAGCCGATGCGATGCGTTTGGTGACGGAAGACTATGGATTAACGGGAACGCAGAAGGAATTAGCCCATTTTGTGAACCGAATGGATCGGCATCCTCTCTTGATGCAACTGGTATCGAGTTTGATGCGGGACAAGTTGGGGGAAGGGGTTGGTGTGACAGAGGCGGAAAATTTGGGCTTAGATTTGTTTACGGTGGAGGGTTATCACCGTGATACGGAAACCTGTGTGAGGGAAGTGGTAGCGGCGAGTTTGGCGCGATTGTCGGCACAGTCAGGGGATATTTTAAAGCGGTTATCGGTATTGCGAGGGATTTTTGATCTAGGGTTAGCTCAGGGGTTAACAGCCGAGGTAACGGAGACAGAGTTACGGTATTTAGCCCGTTTGTCGTTGTTGCAGGAGTTTCCCCCCGAACCGCTCAGGGGAAAACGGCGACGGTTTCAGTTTTTGCCTTTAATTTCTATGATGGTGCAACAGCAAGCGGATTCTGAGTTGTTGCGATCGGCACATCAGGCTGCGTTAGATTATTTTTTGGCACATTTACCTGCGCCACCTTGGGCATCGTTGGAGGATTTGACAGCGTATTTGGAGGGGTTTTACCATGCAGGGGAATTGGGAGAATGGCAGTTAGCCTTTGATATTTTGAATGAGGAGCGAGGGGGAGAAGGGAAAAATGAATCGGTTGATGAATTTTTGAAGTTACAAGGGTTTTATCGTCAGCAAGCGCAGTTATATGAGCAGGTAATCGCGGGGAGTCAACGCGAACAAGATTGCCATCGCAAATCGTTAAACAGTCTGGGCAATTGTTATTATTCCTTGGGGCAGTATGAAAAAGCGATCTCCTATCACCAGCAATCTCTCGACATAAATGAAGAAATCGGAGATCGGGAAGGGGTGGCAAGATCTTTAGGGAATTTAGGAATTTGTTATCATTTCTTAGGTCAGTATGAAAAAGCGATCATCCTTTGCCAGCAATATCACGACATAAGTAAAGAAATCGGTGATCGGAAAGGAGTGTCAAAATCTCTAGGGAATTTAGGCGTTTGTTATGGTTCCTTGGGGCAGTATGAAAAAGCGATCTCCTATCACCAGCAATCTCTCAAAATCGAAGAAGAAATGGGCAATCGGCAAGGTTTGGCTACATCTCTAGGGAATTTAGGCAATTGTTATTATTCCTTGGGGCAATGTGAAAAAGCGATCTCCCATCACCAGCAACATCACGATATCAGTGAAGAAATTGGCGATCGGCAAGGTTTGGCAAGATCTCTAGGGAATTTAGGCAATTGTTATGATTCGTTAGGACAGTATGAAAAAGCGATCACCTATCACCAGCAACATCACGACATCAGTGAAGAAATCAGCTTTCGGCAAGGGGTGGCGCTTTCTTTACATAATATGGGGGAAGCGTTGCTCAAACTTAAAAACTACAGCGAAGCAGAAGCCAAAATTCGAGAATCCTTAGTCATTTCCCAAGAGATTAACTTTCAACAGTTAACCGCCCATAATTTCAAAGCCCTTGCCGAAATTGCCCATCAAACCAATCAACCCCAACTCGCCCTCACCCATTGCCAAGCCGCCCTCACCCTCTCCCAAGAACTTGGCATTCCTTTAGTCAAAGACTGCGAAGAACTCCTAGCAAAAATTCAGGAGGACTTAGGAGAATAA